A genomic segment from Halomonas sp. GD1P12 encodes:
- a CDS encoding DEAD/DEAH box helicase, with product MDNDPAGDSPVDGGTASLPQLRDYQRQAVTRVIEHFRAGSDPGVVVLPTGSGKSLVIAELARLARGRVLVLAHVRELVEQNHAKYQAYGLQADIFSAGLKRKEASRQVVFGSVQSVVRNLDAFEDDNFTLLVIDECHRVSLEKTSSYRQVIEHLRRQNPSLKILGLTATPYRLGQGFIYHRHYHGMVRGDAESFFTDCVFEQPLRLMVKKGYLTPPERLDMAVAGYDFSRLVPAQGGQFAERALNEVVAKSRATPGIVEQIIERARERQGVMIFAATVAHAEEIMGYLPDGEAALITGETKALERERLIDAFKARALKYLVNVSVLTTGFDAPHVDVIAILRPTESVSLYQQIVGRGLRLSPGKHDCLVLDYAGNPWNLYAPEVGEPRPDSDSEPVQVVCPACEHANLFWGKRDGEFVIEHFGRRCQGLVENEAGKRVQCDFRFRFKVCDQCGAENDIAARRCHGCQTLLVDADDKLKDALKLKDAKVLRVSGMTLEATINGRGLPRLKITYFDEDGTSLSEWFALETAAQRHAFYHAFLHDHARAPGVEWKPTSAEEVVAERRRLRRPDFVVGRKVGRHWQLREKLFDYQGRYRKAFDAGGDVT from the coding sequence ATGGATAACGATCCGGCAGGCGATTCCCCGGTAGACGGCGGTACCGCCTCACTCCCGCAGCTACGTGACTATCAGCGTCAGGCGGTGACGCGGGTCATCGAGCATTTTCGCGCCGGCAGCGACCCGGGCGTGGTGGTGCTGCCCACCGGCAGCGGCAAGTCGCTGGTGATCGCCGAGCTTGCGCGCCTGGCGCGTGGGCGGGTGCTGGTGCTGGCCCATGTGCGCGAGCTGGTCGAGCAGAACCACGCCAAGTACCAGGCCTACGGGCTCCAGGCGGATATCTTCAGTGCCGGGCTCAAGCGCAAGGAGGCGAGCCGCCAGGTGGTGTTCGGCTCCGTGCAGTCGGTGGTGAGAAACCTCGATGCCTTCGAGGATGACAACTTCACCCTGCTGGTGATCGACGAGTGCCACCGGGTGTCGCTGGAAAAGACCTCGAGCTACCGCCAGGTGATCGAGCATCTCCGGCGCCAAAACCCGTCGCTCAAGATTCTCGGGCTGACCGCTACGCCCTATCGGCTGGGGCAGGGCTTTATCTACCACCGCCACTACCACGGCATGGTGCGCGGCGACGCCGAGAGCTTTTTCACCGACTGCGTGTTCGAGCAGCCGCTGCGCCTGATGGTCAAAAAGGGCTATCTCACCCCGCCCGAGCGCCTCGATATGGCGGTTGCTGGCTACGACTTTTCGCGCTTGGTGCCGGCCCAGGGCGGCCAGTTCGCCGAGCGCGCGCTCAACGAGGTGGTGGCCAAAAGCCGCGCCACGCCCGGCATCGTCGAGCAGATCATCGAGCGCGCCCGCGAGCGCCAGGGCGTGATGATCTTCGCCGCCACCGTGGCCCACGCCGAAGAGATCATGGGGTATCTGCCGGACGGTGAGGCGGCGCTGATCACCGGTGAAACGAAGGCACTCGAGCGCGAGCGGCTGATCGATGCGTTCAAGGCGCGCGCGCTCAAGTATCTGGTCAACGTCTCGGTGCTGACCACCGGCTTCGACGCGCCCCACGTCGACGTGATCGCGATTCTGCGCCCCACCGAGTCGGTGAGTCTCTACCAGCAGATCGTGGGTCGCGGGTTGAGATTGTCGCCGGGAAAACACGACTGCCTGGTGCTCGACTACGCCGGCAATCCCTGGAATCTTTACGCCCCGGAAGTGGGCGAGCCGCGCCCGGACAGCGACTCTGAGCCGGTGCAGGTGGTATGCCCGGCCTGCGAACACGCCAACCTGTTCTGGGGCAAGCGTGACGGCGAGTTTGTCATCGAGCACTTTGGGCGGCGTTGCCAGGGCCTGGTCGAAAATGAGGCCGGCAAGCGCGTGCAGTGTGATTTTCGCTTTCGCTTCAAGGTGTGCGATCAGTGCGGCGCCGAGAACGACATCGCCGCAAGGCGCTGCCACGGTTGCCAGACGCTGCTGGTCGACGCCGACGACAAGCTCAAGGACGCGCTGAAGCTGAAAGACGCGAAGGTACTGCGGGTCAGCGGCATGACGCTCGAGGCCACTATCAACGGCCGAGGGCTTCCCCGGCTCAAGATCACCTATTTCGACGAGGACGGGACGAGCTTGAGCGAGTGGTTCGCGCTGGAAACCGCCGCCCAGCGCCACGCCTTCTATCACGCTTTTCTGCATGACCACGCTCGCGCCCCGGGCGTCGAGTGGAAGCCCACGTCTGCCGAGGAGGTGGTCGCCGAGCGTCGTCGGCTGCGCCGTCCAGATTTCGTGGTAGGGCGCAAGGTGGGACGCCACTGGCAGCTGCGCGAGAAGCTCTTCGACTACCAGGGGCGCTACCGCAAGGCCTTCGATGCCGGCGGCGATGTCACCTAA
- a CDS encoding zf-TFIIB domain-containing protein, giving the protein MPTNHFSADCPSCGSRLKRLPATRRDSVHVYCMDCGHDFGRYEALVKRYQKTLSELESDLEVPTASGQKPAELRAQE; this is encoded by the coding sequence ATGCCCACCAATCACTTTAGCGCCGACTGCCCCAGCTGCGGTAGCCGCTTGAAGCGTTTGCCCGCCACCCGCCGCGACTCGGTTCACGTTTACTGTATGGACTGCGGACATGACTTTGGCCGCTACGAAGCGCTGGTCAAGCGCTACCAGAAAACCCTGAGCGAGCTGGAGAGCGACCTTGAAGTGCCCACGGCCTCCGGGCAGAAGCCAGCCGAACTTCGCGCCCAGGAGTAG
- the purL gene encoding phosphoribosylformylglycinamidine synthase, giving the protein MLELRGAPALSAFRHDRLLKALRERVPEVTALDAHYVHFIDCAVALDDTARSRLTELLEYGSFTAQEAIDNPTRLWVVPRLGTQSPWSTKATDIAHNCGLGDVRRIERGIEYQVGGERLDEQQREIIAAELHDRMTETVLWDDAEAEKLFTRLEPAPLGSVDIQQGGREALAVANDELGLALTDDEIDYLVDAFGELGRNPSDVELMMFAQANSEHCRHKIFNADWVVDGKPTPQSLFKMIKNTFASSPDNVLSAYSDNAAVIKGSQAGRFFPTPLTGAAGERALYGAHQEPIHILMKVETHNHPTAIAPFPGAATGSGGEIRDEGATGIGGKPKAGLAGFTVSNLRIPEFVQPWEAFDYGKPERMQSALQIMLDGPIGGAAFNNEFGRPNLTGYFRTYEQDVLSGDDIKRRGFHKPIMIAGGYGNIRAQHVQKGDIPIGGKLIVMGGPAMLIGLGGGAASSVTSGTSSADLDFASVQRENPEMERRAQEVIDRCWAMGDKNPIRFIHDVGAGGLSNALPELVKDGNRGGLFDLRAVPNAEPGMSPLEIWCNEAQERYVLAVAPEDLDTFDAFCKRERCPYAVVGEALEEHHLEVRDGHFESKPVNLPMSVLFGKAPKMERAFTREHPELSGVMLDNLDLREALDRVLRLPAVASKSFLITIGDRSITGQVARDQMVGPWQVPVADVAVTTASFDTHAGEAMAMGERPPVALIDPAASARLAVAETITNLAAAPIAKLSDIKLSANWMSAADRPGENQALYDAVYAVGMELCPALGIAVPVGKDSMSMHTAWQGENAKGEAEEKSITSPLSLIATGFAPVTDALATLTPQINMEQEESDLILIDLGGGKNRLGGSALGQVYGQLGDECPDVDDPEDIKAFFEVIQGLNRDGKLLAYHDRSDGGVLVTLLEMAFAAHAGLEIKLDWLIDEPVEAFSALFSEELGAVIQVNRAHTEEVLTQFAVAGLETCGVIARPRYDDQVRVTLFEEPLLETTRQLTQRTWSETSYRMQALRDNPECAKNEFDNLMDLRDPGLFAAPSFEVDEDVSAPYVNTAKPAVAVLREQGVNGQVEMAWAFDKANFEAVDVHMSDILEGRVSLDEFKGLVACGGFSYGDVLGAGGGWAKSVLFNERAREQFQAFFTRDDTFSLGVCNGCQMLSQLKPLIPGAENWPEFLRNESEQFEARVAMVRVEKSPSILLSGMEGSTLPIAVAHGEGRAAFRDSAHLRQMQSSSQIALRYIDNYGQVTTRYPANPNGSPSGITGLTTPDGRVTIMMPHPERVTRAVTNSWRPAEWREDGAWLRLFRNARVWLG; this is encoded by the coding sequence ATGCTCGAACTGCGAGGCGCGCCCGCCCTTTCTGCCTTCCGTCATGACCGGCTTTTAAAAGCGCTGCGTGAACGCGTTCCCGAAGTGACGGCGCTGGACGCCCACTACGTTCATTTCATCGACTGTGCGGTAGCACTCGACGATACCGCCCGCAGTCGGCTGACCGAGCTTCTGGAGTACGGCAGTTTCACCGCTCAGGAAGCGATCGATAACCCGACCCGCCTGTGGGTGGTGCCGCGTTTGGGCACCCAGTCGCCGTGGTCGACCAAGGCGACCGATATCGCCCATAACTGCGGGCTTGGCGACGTGCGCCGCATCGAGCGCGGCATCGAGTACCAGGTCGGAGGCGAGCGGCTCGACGAGCAGCAGCGGGAAATCATCGCCGCCGAGCTTCATGATCGCATGACCGAAACCGTGCTGTGGGACGACGCCGAGGCGGAAAAGCTTTTCACCCGGCTCGAGCCGGCGCCGCTGGGATCGGTCGATATCCAGCAGGGCGGGCGCGAGGCGCTGGCGGTGGCCAACGACGAGCTCGGGCTGGCGCTGACCGACGACGAGATCGACTACCTGGTCGACGCCTTCGGTGAGCTGGGTCGCAACCCGAGCGACGTCGAGCTGATGATGTTCGCCCAGGCGAACTCCGAGCACTGCCGCCACAAGATCTTCAACGCCGACTGGGTGGTCGATGGCAAGCCTACGCCCCAGTCGCTGTTCAAGATGATCAAGAACACCTTCGCAAGCTCGCCGGACAACGTGCTCTCGGCCTACAGCGACAACGCCGCGGTGATCAAGGGCAGCCAGGCCGGGCGCTTTTTCCCGACGCCTCTGACCGGCGCCGCCGGCGAGCGCGCGCTGTACGGCGCCCATCAGGAGCCGATCCACATTCTGATGAAGGTGGAGACCCATAACCACCCGACGGCGATCGCGCCGTTTCCCGGCGCGGCCACCGGCTCCGGCGGCGAGATTCGCGACGAAGGCGCGACCGGCATCGGCGGCAAGCCCAAGGCGGGCTTGGCCGGCTTCACCGTGTCGAACCTGCGTATTCCCGAGTTCGTCCAGCCCTGGGAGGCGTTCGATTACGGCAAGCCCGAGCGCATGCAGTCGGCGCTTCAAATCATGCTCGACGGCCCGATTGGTGGGGCGGCGTTCAACAACGAGTTCGGCCGCCCGAACCTGACCGGCTATTTCCGCACCTACGAGCAGGATGTGCTTAGCGGTGATGACATCAAGCGCCGGGGCTTTCACAAGCCGATCATGATCGCCGGCGGTTACGGCAACATCCGCGCCCAGCACGTGCAGAAGGGTGATATCCCCATCGGCGGCAAGCTGATCGTGATGGGCGGGCCGGCGATGCTGATCGGGCTTGGCGGCGGCGCGGCATCGAGCGTGACCTCCGGCACCTCGAGTGCGGATCTCGACTTTGCCTCGGTGCAGCGCGAAAACCCGGAAATGGAGCGCCGCGCTCAGGAAGTGATCGACCGCTGCTGGGCGATGGGCGACAAGAACCCGATTCGCTTTATCCACGACGTGGGCGCCGGCGGGCTCTCCAATGCGCTGCCGGAGCTGGTCAAGGACGGCAACCGCGGCGGGCTTTTCGACCTGCGCGCGGTGCCCAACGCCGAGCCCGGCATGAGCCCGCTCGAGATCTGGTGCAACGAAGCCCAGGAGCGCTACGTGCTGGCCGTCGCCCCGGAAGACCTCGACACCTTTGACGCCTTCTGCAAGCGCGAGCGCTGCCCTTACGCGGTGGTCGGCGAGGCGCTCGAGGAGCACCATCTGGAAGTGCGCGACGGCCACTTCGAGAGCAAGCCCGTCAATCTGCCGATGAGCGTACTGTTCGGCAAGGCGCCGAAGATGGAGCGCGCGTTCACCCGCGAGCACCCGGAACTTTCCGGGGTAATGCTCGACAACCTGGATCTGCGCGAGGCGCTGGATCGCGTGCTGCGCCTGCCGGCGGTGGCGTCGAAAAGCTTCTTGATCACCATCGGCGATCGCTCGATCACAGGCCAGGTGGCCCGCGATCAGATGGTCGGCCCCTGGCAGGTGCCGGTGGCAGACGTCGCCGTGACCACGGCCAGTTTCGATACCCACGCCGGTGAAGCGATGGCGATGGGCGAGCGCCCGCCGGTGGCGCTGATCGACCCGGCGGCCAGCGCCCGTTTGGCCGTGGCCGAGACGATCACCAACCTGGCCGCTGCGCCGATCGCCAAGCTCTCCGACATCAAGCTCTCCGCCAACTGGATGAGCGCGGCGGATCGCCCAGGCGAAAACCAGGCGCTGTATGACGCGGTCTACGCCGTCGGCATGGAGCTCTGCCCGGCGCTCGGCATCGCCGTGCCGGTGGGCAAGGACTCGATGTCGATGCACACCGCCTGGCAGGGCGAAAACGCCAAAGGCGAGGCAGAAGAGAAGAGCATCACCTCGCCGCTGTCGCTGATCGCCACCGGCTTTGCCCCGGTGACCGATGCGCTCGCCACCCTCACGCCGCAGATCAACATGGAGCAGGAGGAGTCGGATCTGATCCTGATCGATCTGGGCGGCGGCAAGAATCGCCTGGGCGGCTCGGCGCTGGGCCAGGTGTACGGCCAGCTCGGCGACGAGTGCCCGGACGTCGACGATCCGGAGGACATCAAGGCGTTCTTCGAGGTGATCCAGGGGCTCAACCGTGACGGCAAACTGCTGGCCTACCACGACCGCAGCGATGGCGGGGTGCTGGTCACGCTGCTCGAAATGGCTTTTGCCGCCCACGCGGGCCTGGAGATCAAGCTCGACTGGCTGATCGACGAGCCGGTCGAGGCGTTCAGCGCGCTGTTCTCGGAAGAGCTGGGGGCGGTGATCCAGGTCAACCGAGCGCACACCGAAGAGGTGCTGACCCAGTTCGCCGTGGCCGGTCTCGAAACCTGCGGCGTGATCGCGCGCCCGCGCTACGACGACCAGGTGCGTGTGACGCTGTTCGAAGAGCCGCTACTGGAAACCACGCGCCAGCTGACCCAGCGCACCTGGTCGGAGACCAGCTACCGGATGCAGGCGCTGCGCGACAATCCGGAGTGTGCGAAGAACGAGTTCGACAACCTGATGGACCTGCGCGACCCGGGCCTTTTTGCGGCGCCGAGCTTCGAGGTCGACGAGGACGTGAGCGCCCCTTATGTCAATACCGCCAAGCCCGCGGTGGCGGTGCTGCGCGAGCAGGGCGTCAACGGCCAGGTCGAAATGGCCTGGGCGTTCGACAAGGCCAACTTCGAGGCCGTCGACGTGCACATGAGCGACATTCTCGAAGGGCGGGTGTCGCTCGATGAGTTCAAGGGGCTGGTCGCCTGCGGCGGCTTCTCCTACGGCGACGTGCTGGGTGCCGGCGGCGGCTGGGCGAAGTCGGTGCTGTTCAACGAGCGCGCCCGCGAGCAGTTCCAAGCGTTCTTCACCCGCGATGATACGTTCAGCCTGGGCGTGTGCAACGGCTGCCAGATGCTTTCGCAGCTGAAACCGTTGATTCCCGGTGCCGAAAACTGGCCGGAATTCCTGCGTAACGAGTCCGAGCAGTTCGAGGCGCGGGTGGCCATGGTGCGGGTCGAGAAGAGCCCGTCGATTCTGCTCTCCGGCATGGAGGGCTCGACGCTGCCCATTGCGGTTGCCCACGGCGAAGGCCGCGCGGCGTTTCGCGACAGCGCCCATCTGCGCCAGATGCAGTCATCCAGCCAGATCGCGCTTCGCTACATCGACAACTACGGCCAGGTCACCACGCGCTACCCGGCCAACCCCAACGGCTCGCCTTCGGGCATCACCGGGCTGACCACGCCGGATGGCCGCGTCACCATCATGATGCCTCACCCGGAGCGCGTCACCCGCGCGGTGACCAACTCCTGGCGGCCCGCCGAGTGGCGTGAGGACGGCGCGTGGCTGCGCCTGTTCAGAAACGCCCGCGTCTGGCTGGGCTGA